One segment of Channa argus isolate prfri chromosome 17, Channa argus male v1.0, whole genome shotgun sequence DNA contains the following:
- the LOC137102901 gene encoding clathrin coat assembly protein AP180-like isoform X10, with product MSGQTLTDRIAAAQYQLTGSDMARAVCKATTHEVMAPKKKHLDYLVSATNTTNVNIPQMADTLFERSTNASWVVVFKALVTTHHMCVYGNERFIQYLASRTSLFNLSNFIDKTGSHGYDMSTFIRRYGRYLNEKAFAYRQMAFDFTRVKKGAEGVMRTMTTEKLLKGMPVLQTQIDTLLEFDVHPKELNNGIINAAFMLLFKDLVKLFASYNDGIINLLEKYFKMKKSDCKEALEIYKRFLTRVTKIGEFMKLAETVGVEKNDIPDINYAPSSILESLETHMNGLEDVKGGKKGSPTKGSPTNNVSPTSTPAKSSNAVPTLQPPPGESGAGAAAAAPEPAEDSLLDLDPLSSSGPSAPSAAPTSWGDLLGSDAFATPAPTTETSAATAEESTGGDAPAAAASTGAELMSGEVMKPIGTPQAGDVDTSMANMASTLTMGSSAAPQVAPPSWGAPMTVSMGVPSFMGTHPSFSRTGAPGGGAPMMPMVRPGFPATGATTGAPMSPGVAQSPRKPPPPRNALDDLNIKDFM from the exons ATGTCGGGGCAAACGCTCACGGATCGCATTGCCGCTGCGCAATACCAGCTAACGGGATCAGATATGGCCCGGGCTGTCTGCAAAGCCACCACTCATGAAGTGATGGCGCCCAAGAAAAAGCACCTGGACT ACCTGGTGTCAGCCACCAATACCACCAATGTGAACATCCCTCAGATGGCTGACACACTGTTTGAGCGATCCACCAATGCCAGCTGGGTGGTCGTCTTTAAGGCCCTTGTCACTACTCATCACATGTGTGTCTACGGCAACGAG AGGTTCATTCAGTACTTGGCTTCCCGGACCTCCCTGTTCAACCTCAGCAACTTTATCGACAAAACTGGTTCTCACG GCTATGACATGTCTACATTTATCAGACGGTATGGACGATACCTGAACGAGAAAGCCTTCGCCTACCGCCAGATGGCTTTTGACTTTACCAGGGTTAAGAAGGG TGCTGAGGGTGTGATGAGGACCATGACAACGGAGAAGCTGTTAAAAGGCATGCCTGTTCTGCAGACTCAGATTGACACACTCCTGGAGTTTGAT GTTCATCCCAAGGAGCTTAACAATGGGATTATCAATGCTGCATTTATGCTTCTATTCAAGGACCTGGTGAAACTGTTTGCATCCTACAATGATGGAATCATCAACCTATTAG agaaatattttaagatgAAGAAGAGTGATTGTAAGGAGGCCTTGGAGATCTACAAGAGGTTTCTGACCAGGGTGACAAAGATTGGTGAATTCATGAAGCTGGCCGAG ACAGTTGGAGTTGAGAAAAATGACATTCCAGACATCAACTAT gCCCCCAGCAGTATCCTGGagtcactggaaacacacatgaATGGTCTGGAGGATGTTAAGGGTGGAAAGAAGGG GTCTCCAACAAAG GGGTCTCCAACAAACAATGTGTCTCCAACATCGACTCCAGCCAAATCTTCAAACGCCGTTCCCACACTGCAACCTCCTCCTGGGGAGAGCGGTGCcggagcagcagctgctgctcctgAACCAGCTGAAGA TTCTTTGTTGGACCTGGACCCACTGTCATCCTCAGGTCCTTCAGCACCGTCAGCTGCCCCCACATCTTGGGGTG ACCTTCTTGGATCAG ATGCCTTTGCGACACCTGCTCCTACAACTGAGACCtctgcagcaacagcagaag agtccacaggaggaGATGccccagctgctgctgcttccaccGGTGCAGAGCTCATGTCAG GGGAGGTAATGAAGCCCATTGGTACCCCTCAGGCAGGTGATGTTGATACATCCATGGCCAACATGGCAAGTA CCCTCACAATGGGATCCTCAGCAGCCCCTCAGGTAGCTCCCCCCAGTTGGGGTGCTCCCATG ACCGTATCCATGGGTGTCCCTTCTTTTATGGGGACTCACCCCAGCTTCAGCAGG ACTGGGGCACCAGGTGGTGGAGCTCCCATGATGCCCATGGTGAGGCCAGGGTTCCCTGCCACCGGAGCAACCACTGGAGCACCG ATGTCTCCCGGAGTGGCCCAGAGCCCCAGAAAGCCTCCCCCTCCCAGGAACGCTCTGGATGACCTCAACATTAAGGATTTCATGTAG
- the LOC137102901 gene encoding clathrin coat assembly protein AP180-like isoform X6: protein MSGQTLTDRIAAAQYQLTGSDMARAVCKATTHEVMAPKKKHLDYLVSATNTTNVNIPQMADTLFERSTNASWVVVFKALVTTHHMCVYGNERFIQYLASRTSLFNLSNFIDKTGSHGYDMSTFIRRYGRYLNEKAFAYRQMAFDFTRVKKGAEGVMRTMTTEKLLKGMPVLQTQIDTLLEFDVHPKELNNGIINAAFMLLFKDLVKLFASYNDGIINLLEKYFKMKKSDCKEALEIYKRFLTRVTKIGEFMKLAETVGVEKNDIPDINYAPSSILESLETHMNGLEDVKGGKKGSPTKGSPTNNVSPTSTPAKSSNAVPTLQPPPGESGAGAAAAAPEPAEDSLLDLDPLSSSGPSAPSAAPTSWGDLLGSEMGDSLLSEPTLTAEPTPSPAAAAPTPAAAESGVSLAPPTSTAAATSPGTANMDLLGDAFATPAPTTETSAATAEGGAATTSAPATSAGAESTGGDAPAAAASTGAELMSVFDGLGEVMKPIGTPQAGDVDTSMANMASTLTMGSSAAPQTGAPGGGAPMMPMVRPGFPATGATTGAPMSPGVAQSPRKPPPPRNALDDLNIKDFM, encoded by the exons ATGTCGGGGCAAACGCTCACGGATCGCATTGCCGCTGCGCAATACCAGCTAACGGGATCAGATATGGCCCGGGCTGTCTGCAAAGCCACCACTCATGAAGTGATGGCGCCCAAGAAAAAGCACCTGGACT ACCTGGTGTCAGCCACCAATACCACCAATGTGAACATCCCTCAGATGGCTGACACACTGTTTGAGCGATCCACCAATGCCAGCTGGGTGGTCGTCTTTAAGGCCCTTGTCACTACTCATCACATGTGTGTCTACGGCAACGAG AGGTTCATTCAGTACTTGGCTTCCCGGACCTCCCTGTTCAACCTCAGCAACTTTATCGACAAAACTGGTTCTCACG GCTATGACATGTCTACATTTATCAGACGGTATGGACGATACCTGAACGAGAAAGCCTTCGCCTACCGCCAGATGGCTTTTGACTTTACCAGGGTTAAGAAGGG TGCTGAGGGTGTGATGAGGACCATGACAACGGAGAAGCTGTTAAAAGGCATGCCTGTTCTGCAGACTCAGATTGACACACTCCTGGAGTTTGAT GTTCATCCCAAGGAGCTTAACAATGGGATTATCAATGCTGCATTTATGCTTCTATTCAAGGACCTGGTGAAACTGTTTGCATCCTACAATGATGGAATCATCAACCTATTAG agaaatattttaagatgAAGAAGAGTGATTGTAAGGAGGCCTTGGAGATCTACAAGAGGTTTCTGACCAGGGTGACAAAGATTGGTGAATTCATGAAGCTGGCCGAG ACAGTTGGAGTTGAGAAAAATGACATTCCAGACATCAACTAT gCCCCCAGCAGTATCCTGGagtcactggaaacacacatgaATGGTCTGGAGGATGTTAAGGGTGGAAAGAAGGG GTCTCCAACAAAG GGGTCTCCAACAAACAATGTGTCTCCAACATCGACTCCAGCCAAATCTTCAAACGCCGTTCCCACACTGCAACCTCCTCCTGGGGAGAGCGGTGCcggagcagcagctgctgctcctgAACCAGCTGAAGA TTCTTTGTTGGACCTGGACCCACTGTCATCCTCAGGTCCTTCAGCACCGTCAGCTGCCCCCACATCTTGGGGTG ACCTTCTTGGATCAG AAATGGGCGATTCCTTGCTATCAGAACCCACCCTCACGGCAGAGCCCACCCCCTcccctgcagcagcagcacctaCTCCTGCAGCGGCAGAATCCGGAGTCTCTCTAGCTCCTCCCACTAGCACAGCAGCCGCCACCTCCCCTGGCACCGCCAATATGGATCTGTTGGGAG ATGCCTTTGCGACACCTGCTCCTACAACTGAGACCtctgcagcaacagcagaagGTGGGGCTGCAACTACGTCTGCCCCAGCCACTAGTGCTGGAGCTG agtccacaggaggaGATGccccagctgctgctgcttccaccGGTGCAGAGCTCATGTCAG TATTTGATGGACTAGGGGAGGTAATGAAGCCCATTGGTACCCCTCAGGCAGGTGATGTTGATACATCCATGGCCAACATGGCAAGTA CCCTCACAATGGGATCCTCAGCAGCCCCTCAG ACTGGGGCACCAGGTGGTGGAGCTCCCATGATGCCCATGGTGAGGCCAGGGTTCCCTGCCACCGGAGCAACCACTGGAGCACCG ATGTCTCCCGGAGTGGCCCAGAGCCCCAGAAAGCCTCCCCCTCCCAGGAACGCTCTGGATGACCTCAACATTAAGGATTTCATGTAG
- the LOC137102901 gene encoding clathrin coat assembly protein AP180-like isoform X7 has protein sequence MSGQTLTDRIAAAQYQLTGSDMARAVCKATTHEVMAPKKKHLDYLVSATNTTNVNIPQMADTLFERSTNASWVVVFKALVTTHHMCVYGNERFIQYLASRTSLFNLSNFIDKTGSHGYDMSTFIRRYGRYLNEKAFAYRQMAFDFTRVKKGAEGVMRTMTTEKLLKGMPVLQTQIDTLLEFDVHPKELNNGIINAAFMLLFKDLVKLFASYNDGIINLLEKYFKMKKSDCKEALEIYKRFLTRVTKIGEFMKLAETVGVEKNDIPDINYAPSSILESLETHMNGLEDVKGGKKGSPTKGSPTNNVSPTSTPAKSSNAVPTLQPPPGESGAGAAAAAPEPAEDSLLDLDPLSSSGPSAPSAAPTSWGDLLGSEMGDSLLSEPTLTAEPTPSPAAAAPTPAAAESGVSLAPPTSTAAATSPGTANMDLLGDAFATPAPTTETSAATAEGGAATTSAPATSAGAESTGGDAPAAAASTGAELMSGEVMKPIGTPQAGDVDTSMANMASTLTMGSSAAPQTGAPGGGAPMMPMVRPGFPATGATTGAPMSPGVAQSPRKPPPPRNALDDLNIKDFM, from the exons ATGTCGGGGCAAACGCTCACGGATCGCATTGCCGCTGCGCAATACCAGCTAACGGGATCAGATATGGCCCGGGCTGTCTGCAAAGCCACCACTCATGAAGTGATGGCGCCCAAGAAAAAGCACCTGGACT ACCTGGTGTCAGCCACCAATACCACCAATGTGAACATCCCTCAGATGGCTGACACACTGTTTGAGCGATCCACCAATGCCAGCTGGGTGGTCGTCTTTAAGGCCCTTGTCACTACTCATCACATGTGTGTCTACGGCAACGAG AGGTTCATTCAGTACTTGGCTTCCCGGACCTCCCTGTTCAACCTCAGCAACTTTATCGACAAAACTGGTTCTCACG GCTATGACATGTCTACATTTATCAGACGGTATGGACGATACCTGAACGAGAAAGCCTTCGCCTACCGCCAGATGGCTTTTGACTTTACCAGGGTTAAGAAGGG TGCTGAGGGTGTGATGAGGACCATGACAACGGAGAAGCTGTTAAAAGGCATGCCTGTTCTGCAGACTCAGATTGACACACTCCTGGAGTTTGAT GTTCATCCCAAGGAGCTTAACAATGGGATTATCAATGCTGCATTTATGCTTCTATTCAAGGACCTGGTGAAACTGTTTGCATCCTACAATGATGGAATCATCAACCTATTAG agaaatattttaagatgAAGAAGAGTGATTGTAAGGAGGCCTTGGAGATCTACAAGAGGTTTCTGACCAGGGTGACAAAGATTGGTGAATTCATGAAGCTGGCCGAG ACAGTTGGAGTTGAGAAAAATGACATTCCAGACATCAACTAT gCCCCCAGCAGTATCCTGGagtcactggaaacacacatgaATGGTCTGGAGGATGTTAAGGGTGGAAAGAAGGG GTCTCCAACAAAG GGGTCTCCAACAAACAATGTGTCTCCAACATCGACTCCAGCCAAATCTTCAAACGCCGTTCCCACACTGCAACCTCCTCCTGGGGAGAGCGGTGCcggagcagcagctgctgctcctgAACCAGCTGAAGA TTCTTTGTTGGACCTGGACCCACTGTCATCCTCAGGTCCTTCAGCACCGTCAGCTGCCCCCACATCTTGGGGTG ACCTTCTTGGATCAG AAATGGGCGATTCCTTGCTATCAGAACCCACCCTCACGGCAGAGCCCACCCCCTcccctgcagcagcagcacctaCTCCTGCAGCGGCAGAATCCGGAGTCTCTCTAGCTCCTCCCACTAGCACAGCAGCCGCCACCTCCCCTGGCACCGCCAATATGGATCTGTTGGGAG ATGCCTTTGCGACACCTGCTCCTACAACTGAGACCtctgcagcaacagcagaagGTGGGGCTGCAACTACGTCTGCCCCAGCCACTAGTGCTGGAGCTG agtccacaggaggaGATGccccagctgctgctgcttccaccGGTGCAGAGCTCATGTCAG GGGAGGTAATGAAGCCCATTGGTACCCCTCAGGCAGGTGATGTTGATACATCCATGGCCAACATGGCAAGTA CCCTCACAATGGGATCCTCAGCAGCCCCTCAG ACTGGGGCACCAGGTGGTGGAGCTCCCATGATGCCCATGGTGAGGCCAGGGTTCCCTGCCACCGGAGCAACCACTGGAGCACCG ATGTCTCCCGGAGTGGCCCAGAGCCCCAGAAAGCCTCCCCCTCCCAGGAACGCTCTGGATGACCTCAACATTAAGGATTTCATGTAG
- the LOC137102901 gene encoding clathrin coat assembly protein AP180-like isoform X1 — MSGQTLTDRIAAAQYQLTGSDMARAVCKATTHEVMAPKKKHLDYLVSATNTTNVNIPQMADTLFERSTNASWVVVFKALVTTHHMCVYGNERFIQYLASRTSLFNLSNFIDKTGSHGYDMSTFIRRYGRYLNEKAFAYRQMAFDFTRVKKGAEGVMRTMTTEKLLKGMPVLQTQIDTLLEFDVHPKELNNGIINAAFMLLFKDLVKLFASYNDGIINLLEKYFKMKKSDCKEALEIYKRFLTRVTKIGEFMKLAETVGVEKNDIPDINYAPSSILESLETHMNGLEDVKGGKKGSPTKGSPTNNVSPTSTPAKSSNAVPTLQPPPGESGAGAAAAAPEPAEDSLLDLDPLSSSGPSAPSAAPTSWGDLLGSEMGDSLLSEPTLTAEPTPSPAAAAPTPAAAESGVSLAPPTSTAAATSPGTANMDLLGDAFATPAPTTETSAATAEGGAATTSAPATSAGAESTGGDAPAAAASTGAELMSVFDGLGEVMKPIGTPQAGDVDTSMANMASTLTMGSSAAPQVAPPSWGAPMTVSMGVPSFMGTHPSFSRTGAPGGGAPMMPMVRPGFPATGATTGAPMSPGVAQSPRKPPPPRNALDDLNIKDFM, encoded by the exons ATGTCGGGGCAAACGCTCACGGATCGCATTGCCGCTGCGCAATACCAGCTAACGGGATCAGATATGGCCCGGGCTGTCTGCAAAGCCACCACTCATGAAGTGATGGCGCCCAAGAAAAAGCACCTGGACT ACCTGGTGTCAGCCACCAATACCACCAATGTGAACATCCCTCAGATGGCTGACACACTGTTTGAGCGATCCACCAATGCCAGCTGGGTGGTCGTCTTTAAGGCCCTTGTCACTACTCATCACATGTGTGTCTACGGCAACGAG AGGTTCATTCAGTACTTGGCTTCCCGGACCTCCCTGTTCAACCTCAGCAACTTTATCGACAAAACTGGTTCTCACG GCTATGACATGTCTACATTTATCAGACGGTATGGACGATACCTGAACGAGAAAGCCTTCGCCTACCGCCAGATGGCTTTTGACTTTACCAGGGTTAAGAAGGG TGCTGAGGGTGTGATGAGGACCATGACAACGGAGAAGCTGTTAAAAGGCATGCCTGTTCTGCAGACTCAGATTGACACACTCCTGGAGTTTGAT GTTCATCCCAAGGAGCTTAACAATGGGATTATCAATGCTGCATTTATGCTTCTATTCAAGGACCTGGTGAAACTGTTTGCATCCTACAATGATGGAATCATCAACCTATTAG agaaatattttaagatgAAGAAGAGTGATTGTAAGGAGGCCTTGGAGATCTACAAGAGGTTTCTGACCAGGGTGACAAAGATTGGTGAATTCATGAAGCTGGCCGAG ACAGTTGGAGTTGAGAAAAATGACATTCCAGACATCAACTAT gCCCCCAGCAGTATCCTGGagtcactggaaacacacatgaATGGTCTGGAGGATGTTAAGGGTGGAAAGAAGGG GTCTCCAACAAAG GGGTCTCCAACAAACAATGTGTCTCCAACATCGACTCCAGCCAAATCTTCAAACGCCGTTCCCACACTGCAACCTCCTCCTGGGGAGAGCGGTGCcggagcagcagctgctgctcctgAACCAGCTGAAGA TTCTTTGTTGGACCTGGACCCACTGTCATCCTCAGGTCCTTCAGCACCGTCAGCTGCCCCCACATCTTGGGGTG ACCTTCTTGGATCAG AAATGGGCGATTCCTTGCTATCAGAACCCACCCTCACGGCAGAGCCCACCCCCTcccctgcagcagcagcacctaCTCCTGCAGCGGCAGAATCCGGAGTCTCTCTAGCTCCTCCCACTAGCACAGCAGCCGCCACCTCCCCTGGCACCGCCAATATGGATCTGTTGGGAG ATGCCTTTGCGACACCTGCTCCTACAACTGAGACCtctgcagcaacagcagaagGTGGGGCTGCAACTACGTCTGCCCCAGCCACTAGTGCTGGAGCTG agtccacaggaggaGATGccccagctgctgctgcttccaccGGTGCAGAGCTCATGTCAG TATTTGATGGACTAGGGGAGGTAATGAAGCCCATTGGTACCCCTCAGGCAGGTGATGTTGATACATCCATGGCCAACATGGCAAGTA CCCTCACAATGGGATCCTCAGCAGCCCCTCAGGTAGCTCCCCCCAGTTGGGGTGCTCCCATG ACCGTATCCATGGGTGTCCCTTCTTTTATGGGGACTCACCCCAGCTTCAGCAGG ACTGGGGCACCAGGTGGTGGAGCTCCCATGATGCCCATGGTGAGGCCAGGGTTCCCTGCCACCGGAGCAACCACTGGAGCACCG ATGTCTCCCGGAGTGGCCCAGAGCCCCAGAAAGCCTCCCCCTCCCAGGAACGCTCTGGATGACCTCAACATTAAGGATTTCATGTAG
- the LOC137102901 gene encoding clathrin coat assembly protein AP180-like isoform X13 has translation MSGQTLTDRIAAAQYQLTGSDMARAVCKATTHEVMAPKKKHLDYLVSATNTTNVNIPQMADTLFERSTNASWVVVFKALVTTHHMCVYGNERFIQYLASRTSLFNLSNFIDKTGSHGYDMSTFIRRYGRYLNEKAFAYRQMAFDFTRVKKGAEGVMRTMTTEKLLKGMPVLQTQIDTLLEFDVHPKELNNGIINAAFMLLFKDLVKLFASYNDGIINLLEKYFKMKKSDCKEALEIYKRFLTRVTKIGEFMKLAETVGVEKNDIPDINYAPSSILESLETHMNGLEDVKGGKKGSPTKGSPTNNVSPTSTPAKSSNAVPTLQPPPGESGAGAAAAAPEPAEDSLLDLDPLSSSGPSAPSAAPTSWGDLLGSEMGDSLLSEPTLTAEPTPSPAAAAPTPAAAESGVSLAPPTSTAAATSPGTANMDLLGDAFATPAPTTETSAATAEGGAATTSAPATSAGADPFAPSSGNTNAAASGLDLFTMMTAENNNLGSSLDPCFSSVVPRPCPSPSPSLAFASASSTITTTATISAPISPSTTKPATDLFSADLFISPAPILSSAPPPKIDTGAIMNLFGESTGGDAPAAAASTGAELMSVFDGLGEVMKPIGTPQAGDVDTSMANMASTLTMGSSAAPQVAPPSWGAPMTGAPGGGAPMMPMVRPGFPATGATTGAPMSPGVAQSPRKPPPPRNALDDLNIKDFM, from the exons ATGTCGGGGCAAACGCTCACGGATCGCATTGCCGCTGCGCAATACCAGCTAACGGGATCAGATATGGCCCGGGCTGTCTGCAAAGCCACCACTCATGAAGTGATGGCGCCCAAGAAAAAGCACCTGGACT ACCTGGTGTCAGCCACCAATACCACCAATGTGAACATCCCTCAGATGGCTGACACACTGTTTGAGCGATCCACCAATGCCAGCTGGGTGGTCGTCTTTAAGGCCCTTGTCACTACTCATCACATGTGTGTCTACGGCAACGAG AGGTTCATTCAGTACTTGGCTTCCCGGACCTCCCTGTTCAACCTCAGCAACTTTATCGACAAAACTGGTTCTCACG GCTATGACATGTCTACATTTATCAGACGGTATGGACGATACCTGAACGAGAAAGCCTTCGCCTACCGCCAGATGGCTTTTGACTTTACCAGGGTTAAGAAGGG TGCTGAGGGTGTGATGAGGACCATGACAACGGAGAAGCTGTTAAAAGGCATGCCTGTTCTGCAGACTCAGATTGACACACTCCTGGAGTTTGAT GTTCATCCCAAGGAGCTTAACAATGGGATTATCAATGCTGCATTTATGCTTCTATTCAAGGACCTGGTGAAACTGTTTGCATCCTACAATGATGGAATCATCAACCTATTAG agaaatattttaagatgAAGAAGAGTGATTGTAAGGAGGCCTTGGAGATCTACAAGAGGTTTCTGACCAGGGTGACAAAGATTGGTGAATTCATGAAGCTGGCCGAG ACAGTTGGAGTTGAGAAAAATGACATTCCAGACATCAACTAT gCCCCCAGCAGTATCCTGGagtcactggaaacacacatgaATGGTCTGGAGGATGTTAAGGGTGGAAAGAAGGG GTCTCCAACAAAG GGGTCTCCAACAAACAATGTGTCTCCAACATCGACTCCAGCCAAATCTTCAAACGCCGTTCCCACACTGCAACCTCCTCCTGGGGAGAGCGGTGCcggagcagcagctgctgctcctgAACCAGCTGAAGA TTCTTTGTTGGACCTGGACCCACTGTCATCCTCAGGTCCTTCAGCACCGTCAGCTGCCCCCACATCTTGGGGTG ACCTTCTTGGATCAG AAATGGGCGATTCCTTGCTATCAGAACCCACCCTCACGGCAGAGCCCACCCCCTcccctgcagcagcagcacctaCTCCTGCAGCGGCAGAATCCGGAGTCTCTCTAGCTCCTCCCACTAGCACAGCAGCCGCCACCTCCCCTGGCACCGCCAATATGGATCTGTTGGGAG ATGCCTTTGCGACACCTGCTCCTACAACTGAGACCtctgcagcaacagcagaagGTGGGGCTGCAACTACGTCTGCCCCAGCCACTAGTGCTGGAGCTG ACCCATTCGCTCCCTCCAGTGGTAACACCAACGCAGCCGCTTCAGGCCTAGACCTTTTCACCATGATGACGGCGGAGAATAATAATCTGGGTAGTTCACTGGATCCCTGTTTTAGCTCTGTGGTGCCCCGGCCCTGTCCCTCCCCTTCCCCTTCTCTGGCGTTTGCCTCCGCATCCAGCACCATCACAACCACTGCAACCATTTCAGCTCCCATATCCCCCAGCACCACCAAACCTGCGACTGACCTTTTTAGCG CGGATTTGTTCATCTCCCCTGCCCCCATCCTCTCCTCTGCACCCCCTCCTAAAATTGACACTGGAGCCATCATGAACCTGTTTGGTG agtccacaggaggaGATGccccagctgctgctgcttccaccGGTGCAGAGCTCATGTCAG TATTTGATGGACTAGGGGAGGTAATGAAGCCCATTGGTACCCCTCAGGCAGGTGATGTTGATACATCCATGGCCAACATGGCAAGTA CCCTCACAATGGGATCCTCAGCAGCCCCTCAGGTAGCTCCCCCCAGTTGGGGTGCTCCCATG ACTGGGGCACCAGGTGGTGGAGCTCCCATGATGCCCATGGTGAGGCCAGGGTTCCCTGCCACCGGAGCAACCACTGGAGCACCG ATGTCTCCCGGAGTGGCCCAGAGCCCCAGAAAGCCTCCCCCTCCCAGGAACGCTCTGGATGACCTCAACATTAAGGATTTCATGTAG
- the LOC137102901 gene encoding clathrin coat assembly protein AP180-like isoform X2 encodes MSGQTLTDRIAAAQYQLTGSDMARAVCKATTHEVMAPKKKHLDYLVSATNTTNVNIPQMADTLFERSTNASWVVVFKALVTTHHMCVYGNERFIQYLASRTSLFNLSNFIDKTGSHGYDMSTFIRRYGRYLNEKAFAYRQMAFDFTRVKKGAEGVMRTMTTEKLLKGMPVLQTQIDTLLEFDVHPKELNNGIINAAFMLLFKDLVKLFASYNDGIINLLEKYFKMKKSDCKEALEIYKRFLTRVTKIGEFMKLAETVGVEKNDIPDINYAPSSILESLETHMNGLEDVKGGKKGSPTKGSPTNNVSPTSTPAKSSNAVPTLQPPPGESGAGAAAAAPEPAEDSLLDLDPLSSSGPSAPSAAPTSWGDLLGSEMGDSLLSEPTLTAEPTPSPAAAAPTPAAAESGVSLAPPTSTAAATSPGTANMDLLGDAFATPAPTTETSAATAEGGAATTSAPATSAGAESTGGDAPAAAASTGAELMSGEVMKPIGTPQAGDVDTSMANMASTLTMGSSAAPQVAPPSWGAPMTVSMGVPSFMGTHPSFSRTGAPGGGAPMMPMVRPGFPATGATTGAPMSPGVAQSPRKPPPPRNALDDLNIKDFM; translated from the exons ATGTCGGGGCAAACGCTCACGGATCGCATTGCCGCTGCGCAATACCAGCTAACGGGATCAGATATGGCCCGGGCTGTCTGCAAAGCCACCACTCATGAAGTGATGGCGCCCAAGAAAAAGCACCTGGACT ACCTGGTGTCAGCCACCAATACCACCAATGTGAACATCCCTCAGATGGCTGACACACTGTTTGAGCGATCCACCAATGCCAGCTGGGTGGTCGTCTTTAAGGCCCTTGTCACTACTCATCACATGTGTGTCTACGGCAACGAG AGGTTCATTCAGTACTTGGCTTCCCGGACCTCCCTGTTCAACCTCAGCAACTTTATCGACAAAACTGGTTCTCACG GCTATGACATGTCTACATTTATCAGACGGTATGGACGATACCTGAACGAGAAAGCCTTCGCCTACCGCCAGATGGCTTTTGACTTTACCAGGGTTAAGAAGGG TGCTGAGGGTGTGATGAGGACCATGACAACGGAGAAGCTGTTAAAAGGCATGCCTGTTCTGCAGACTCAGATTGACACACTCCTGGAGTTTGAT GTTCATCCCAAGGAGCTTAACAATGGGATTATCAATGCTGCATTTATGCTTCTATTCAAGGACCTGGTGAAACTGTTTGCATCCTACAATGATGGAATCATCAACCTATTAG agaaatattttaagatgAAGAAGAGTGATTGTAAGGAGGCCTTGGAGATCTACAAGAGGTTTCTGACCAGGGTGACAAAGATTGGTGAATTCATGAAGCTGGCCGAG ACAGTTGGAGTTGAGAAAAATGACATTCCAGACATCAACTAT gCCCCCAGCAGTATCCTGGagtcactggaaacacacatgaATGGTCTGGAGGATGTTAAGGGTGGAAAGAAGGG GTCTCCAACAAAG GGGTCTCCAACAAACAATGTGTCTCCAACATCGACTCCAGCCAAATCTTCAAACGCCGTTCCCACACTGCAACCTCCTCCTGGGGAGAGCGGTGCcggagcagcagctgctgctcctgAACCAGCTGAAGA TTCTTTGTTGGACCTGGACCCACTGTCATCCTCAGGTCCTTCAGCACCGTCAGCTGCCCCCACATCTTGGGGTG ACCTTCTTGGATCAG AAATGGGCGATTCCTTGCTATCAGAACCCACCCTCACGGCAGAGCCCACCCCCTcccctgcagcagcagcacctaCTCCTGCAGCGGCAGAATCCGGAGTCTCTCTAGCTCCTCCCACTAGCACAGCAGCCGCCACCTCCCCTGGCACCGCCAATATGGATCTGTTGGGAG ATGCCTTTGCGACACCTGCTCCTACAACTGAGACCtctgcagcaacagcagaagGTGGGGCTGCAACTACGTCTGCCCCAGCCACTAGTGCTGGAGCTG agtccacaggaggaGATGccccagctgctgctgcttccaccGGTGCAGAGCTCATGTCAG GGGAGGTAATGAAGCCCATTGGTACCCCTCAGGCAGGTGATGTTGATACATCCATGGCCAACATGGCAAGTA CCCTCACAATGGGATCCTCAGCAGCCCCTCAGGTAGCTCCCCCCAGTTGGGGTGCTCCCATG ACCGTATCCATGGGTGTCCCTTCTTTTATGGGGACTCACCCCAGCTTCAGCAGG ACTGGGGCACCAGGTGGTGGAGCTCCCATGATGCCCATGGTGAGGCCAGGGTTCCCTGCCACCGGAGCAACCACTGGAGCACCG ATGTCTCCCGGAGTGGCCCAGAGCCCCAGAAAGCCTCCCCCTCCCAGGAACGCTCTGGATGACCTCAACATTAAGGATTTCATGTAG